The genomic stretch GACTTCCGTGGCAATCCCAACAGCGCGGCGCCAGCTTCGCTCCCGATTTTACCGCCTGTCCGTGAAGGCTGCCGTTGTAAACCTCGGCAACTTTGTCATGGCAGAGCCCGCAATCAACTGCTTCCGGATTGGTCTTATGTGGAAATTCGGTATCGGCAAGATCGGCGTGGCATGAAATGCAATCGGATTCCCCGTGGATTGATTTGCGATAGACTTTCTCGTCGATATAAAGCGATATTGTCTTCCCTTCGCGCTGGGTCGAGAGAGTATTATCTCCGTGACACGCCAGACAGTCATCAGTCGACTGGGCCGGGACGGTGCGGGCGGCGATAAAGAGTATCAACGCCGCCAGAAATAATCTATTGAATCCGATTCTAAGCATCGCCAGAATGATCGTTTTCTCCCGTTTTATCCGTCCTCTTCGGATTTATTTCTGTTCTGTCGGTTTTTCTTCCAGCGCCGCTTTCAAGGCCGGGTCTTCGGGATGCTCATGCTGGTACCAATCCAGGGGCATTTTCCCGGTGTACCACGATGGATTCATCGGGTAAACATTGGGGCTGAAAATAGTCGAATACATATGCCATATTGCAATAGCCAGGAAAGCCAGCCAGGCTTCGTAGAAGTGCATCACCAGCATAACATCGAGGAATCCCTTCGGAAACCACCTCACCGCCAGGTTGTCAAACCAGAGGAATAAGCCGCTCATCATCATTACGGCCGTTCCCCAGACCAGCGCCCAGTACTCCGCCTTTTCGATGTAGCTGAAACGCCCGAAGCGGGGTTTGCCAACCTTCCTGAATCCCAGATTATACCCCATCATTTGAAAGAATTCTTTGAAATCCTCTCTCCGCGGGAATATATCCTTAATAAATTGCCGCCCGCGGGGAGTCGTCAAATAAATTATGTGCCAGATTGTTGTAAGAATAAACAGCACCGCCGCCACACGATGGATTACTCCCCGCAAGGGGAAACCACCCTCCCAGCCAAAAAATATCTGAACCCACCAGGCCTCGGAATAACGAAGGGCAAATCCGGTTATTACCAGCGTGATAAAGGTTATCATCAGGAAAGTATGCTGCCAGACCTCGTTCAGACTCATGCGTACAATCTGCTTTTTCAGGCTTACCTTCTTGATTTGTTTCCTCAGGTCAATCAGCCAGTGCACTATCATGGCGCCGATAGTCAGGAAAATTATCCAGAAATAAATATTGCCGATGACCCGCGCCACAGGTGTCTGAGAGACCCCGGGGGTAGTATGAATCGGCGTCTTAGACATCTCGGCGGAAATTCCCGGGTGACACTGCCCGCAGGTCTTCCTCAAGTTTTCAGGATTGACAGAGGAGGTTGGATCGGTGTGCGGCAGAATTCTGTGCGCCCCATGACACGAAGCACAGTTGGCGACCGTTACATCACCCGCTTTGCTTTTGAGACCGTGATAACTGTCGACAAATGACTGCAGTCGTCCCGTGGGAATACCATATTTCTCGTTCAGATAAGCCGATTCATGACAGGGTGCGCAGGTTGCCTCGGCGATACGGGCCGGGCTGACCGGAGAGCGCGGGTCGCGCGGCGGAATGATTCCGTGCTCACCGTGGCAGTGCGTGCAGACCGGCGAATCGGTCTCGCCGCGTGCCACCAGCTTGCCGTGAATTCCCTCCCAGTAGTCGTTTTCCACATTGCGATGACAGCGTCCACAAGTCTTGGGAATATTGAAATGGTTAATCGGCGATTCCGGATTGCCCGGGGGCAGAATCCGGTGCGCCGTTCCTCCGGCCGAATGGCAATCGTTGCAGGTGGCCGCCGTATAAACTCCCCCCAGCGCAGCCTTCCCATGAACGCTGCTTTCGTACGCTTGCACCGCTTTGCCATATAGAATCTCATGCTTTTTTATAAGATCTAAATCCTCATGACACTTGCCGCAGGTATTGGGAAGGTTCCTCGGATTGACACGCGATTCTTTAACTGTAGAAGGCAGGATATCATGTTTGCCGTGACAATTGGCGCAGTCGGGAATATCCGCCCCACCGGGATATTGCAGACGACCGTGCCATTTATAAACTTCAGCCTCAGATGAATGGCATGAA from Candidatus Zixiibacteriota bacterium encodes the following:
- a CDS encoding cytochrome c3 family protein gives rise to the protein MKKTINLRGLRMISLLICTLLVSFRAQGAVPTNADCLTCHDVAVGEMAPTLDSALAISIHKGMNCVDCHSSIKEVPHDEKLPGVDCGSCHSSEAEVYKWHGRLQYPGGADIPDCANCHGKHDILPSTVKESRVNPRNLPNTCGKCHEDLDLIKKHEILYGKAVQAYESSVHGKAALGGVYTAATCNDCHSAGGTAHRILPPGNPESPINHFNIPKTCGRCHRNVENDYWEGIHGKLVARGETDSPVCTHCHGEHGIIPPRDPRSPVSPARIAEATCAPCHESAYLNEKYGIPTGRLQSFVDSYHGLKSKAGDVTVANCASCHGAHRILPHTDPTSSVNPENLRKTCGQCHPGISAEMSKTPIHTTPGVSQTPVARVIGNIYFWIIFLTIGAMIVHWLIDLRKQIKKVSLKKQIVRMSLNEVWQHTFLMITFITLVITGFALRYSEAWWVQIFFGWEGGFPLRGVIHRVAAVLFILTTIWHIIYLTTPRGRQFIKDIFPRREDFKEFFQMMGYNLGFRKVGKPRFGRFSYIEKAEYWALVWGTAVMMMSGLFLWFDNLAVRWFPKGFLDVMLVMHFYEAWLAFLAIAIWHMYSTIFSPNVYPMNPSWYTGKMPLDWYQHEHPEDPALKAALEEKPTEQK